A window of Aurantibacillus circumpalustris genomic DNA:
ATCTACCATCACGTTTTCAAGCATTACAGGATTAGCTTTTCCAGCTCTTACTTTTTGTAGCTCAAGCTCCAAATGCGAAATAGCTTTTTCCATAAAACTTTTAGTGTTCTCTAATACCGACTTAATATCTGACATAATTGTTTATTTATTGTGTGTGTTTTTATGACTTTAAACCTTTGCCTTTACGGCAAATAATTCAGTTAATTTAGAAAGTGTAAAATCAATCTCCTCTTTCGTAGTGTATTTACTAAAACTAAATCTCACCGAAGGTCTTTCCATTTCAATTCCTAAACCTCTTAAAACGTGACTTCCTTGATTACTTCCACTGCTGCAAGCACTTCCACCACTAGCAGCAATTCCCATAATATCTAAGTTGAATAAAATCATCTCAGCATCTGGGTGATTTGGAAAACGACAATTTAAAACAGTATAAAGTGATTTATCGTGTGAAACTTCTCCATTAAATTCGATGTCCGGAATCTTTTTAATTAAACTTTCACGCATGTAATCTTTTAATTCCATAATATGCTTTTGATGCGCTTCCATTTCATTAAAACAAATATCAAGTGCCTTTGCTAATCCAATAATACCTGCAACATTTTCAGTTCCTCCTCGCATATTCCTTTCTTGCGCACCTCCATGTATAAAAGGTGAAATTTTACACAGATGATTTATGTATAAAAAACCTACGCCCTTTGGGCCATGAAACTTATGAGCCGCACAAGTAACAAAGTGCACTTTCAATTCACGAAGATTCATCTTATAATGTCCCATAGTTTGAACTGTATCACTATGAAAAATAGCATTGTATTTTTCGCAAAGTTCACCCACTTCTTTTAATGGGAGAAGAGTGCCGATCTCATTATTTGCATGCATAAGAGAAACAAGACTGCGTGGGTTGTTTTT
This region includes:
- a CDS encoding cysteine desulfurase family protein yields the protein MKVYLDNAATTRLDEEVLKAMMPLLAEDFGNPSSIHSFGRKTRASIETARKTVAKILNVTPAEIFFTSGGTEADNMAITQSIETHGITHVISSQIEHHAVEHTIKVLEKAGKIKASWVKSDKNGNIDLINLEELLKNNPRSLVSLMHANNEIGTLLPLKEVGELCEKYNAIFHSDTVQTMGHYKMNLRELKVHFVTCAAHKFHGPKGVGFLYINHLCKISPFIHGGAQERNMRGGTENVAGIIGLAKALDICFNEMEAHQKHIMELKDYMRESLIKKIPDIEFNGEVSHDKSLYTVLNCRFPNHPDAEMILFNLDIMGIAASGGSACSSGSNQGSHVLRGLGIEMERPSVRFSFSKYTTKEEIDFTLSKLTELFAVKAKV